One Siniperca chuatsi isolate FFG_IHB_CAS linkage group LG1, ASM2008510v1, whole genome shotgun sequence genomic window, AAATCTTCACATGCAAAATATTTGAACCAGACAGAAATGTTTAGTATATTTTAGTTGCTATTGTCTGCTACTGTCATAAAAATGATTGATAATAGATTCATATTTTGTAACATGATCATCCTCAATTTTTGTGCAGATAATCACCAGTTTGTTCACAGATGCAAGTCATGTACTGCAGCATACATGTAATGGAGGGTTTCACCATGCCAAAAGATTTTTGTGTAGAATAGAGCAAGAGCAAATATCagataatatcaatatcagtaagTGTTAATGATGGCTGTATTCCATTTCGGGGATGTCCTGGTATTGTGTGCACTGGCCATTATTGATGTTATTaattccacctgtgcttttcctgctatgacaagtcaaaatgtcagctgtgaaaTTTACATGAATTTGTTGTATTGTGACATTTGTCTTTACTGTACAATGTTATTGATGTAGCAGCTTTAatctttgtttgtattttacatttctgttgctGTAAAGTGCTTACTGTGACTGCAGTTTGTAAGTTTAAATAAGTCCTaaaatacagaagaagaaaaaaaccaGTCCACTAATATCTTGATATCGCTCTTTAGACCTTTGACAGCCTTGGGttaaacaatgtgacaatgtgacaatgaGAAATGCCTTCATAGAGGCAGTGatgtaatttatttacttttgacTCATGAGTTAGATGTTTTGAGTGAGTGACGGCATTTTCCaggacaaataaaatgttgtgcTGCGCAGTGTAAATTGATGTAATCattgtatttaatgttttgaGAATTGCAACAGTGTCtcataaaatgataaaaactgtAAGTGACAATGAAAGTCCAAACTGTCGCTGAACGCAACTCGGCCGCTTTTCACCCAAGATGCACCTGTCCAACTGAACTGTCTGAGAAAAGCCATTTTGTtgtgctagctagctatgtGGGTAAAGAAAGCCACCAATAATGTGGGTCTGTTATATCAACGCTAACTATGCCGCTCTTACGTTTTTGTCTACTGTCGCAAACTACAATAATTGAACTAGTTAAAATCTTTAAGTAGTCAAGACTGGCATGGACTAGCCTGTACAGCTAAAGCTAAAGTGTTGTGGAGAAGACGAGAACTGGTAGCTAAAGTGTGCTGCAGTTTCATATGTCatactgttagctagctacCTGTTTACTTAGCTGACGGTAGTTATGTTTTCCGATTAATTACCCTAACCTAGTCAGTATTTGTTcgtaaatgtgttttaaatacatTGCGACTGTCTGCGCTTTCAACCAAAGACAACTGGTTCAACAAAGAGGCTGTGTTGCAGACAGTAAATAAACAGGCGACTGAACAATCTGACACTAATTTAGCAAAACATTGAACCATACAGCGTTAAGCCAAAGTGCTAATCTGATAATGGCAGAGGACACCCGACAGGACAAGAGAGCCAGTTTCTCTGCTATAACGGAGCACAACACCAACGGGATGGCCAGGACCTCCGCTGTGGCCTCAAGCAAAACTGGCGCTTCAAAGAAATTAGTGATCAAAAATTTCAAAGGTATCGTCACTGATTTTCTCCCCTCACCTTCGTTATCTGTCATCAGTTATTTAGATTTATCTTAGTACGACCGAAGGTATAACTTTTAGATCATGCTGTAAAAAGTTGTCTGTCTCTGGGTTGTGTACAGTTTTTGACAGAAGTTGCTTAAAAGCCTTCATGTGTCAGATTTGAATAGGGCTTGTTTTTGTAATCACACATGCTTGTATCTGCCAGtgattttagttatttttgctTGATGCAATGATTTTATGGGCAGTGATGATTTTAAAAGCCTCTCATAACTTCTGGTTGTCCCATCAGAGAGTTGCACATATTGGGTGTAGCCTACTTCAAGTATTAATAAAGGTATAAGACAGTGATGAATGATGATCTTCTGGAAGAGATTATTATTCTGTCAATCGTTTTATTCACCccacaaattaataaaacaagcaTACTGGTTACAGCATTAACTGCAGAAAGTTACTTACTATAcctgttttaaacaaaaaaattaataactGTGCATTTTTTGGCTGTTGGTTAGGTTAAATAAGTAATTatacacagtcatttgacaACTTGTGATAGGCTTTCaatgtttttgacatttgagtAAATGCCTattcaaaaaattaaaatgatcattagttTACAATCATCTTAGACAAAACTATCtttgaattattttgataattaatgaTCTAAGATTTATATCTTCAAAtactaataaaacattttaaaggctacaaaaacatacttacatactttaaactttttttataatgaaaaaatataaaactgtaagCTTTCTATAGgactatgtactgtatgtgcaaacGTCTTCAAAACAATACATGTCCAACTTATTTTCTTGTAAAAGAAACCAGAAATTGAAAATTTCAGTGAAAAGACTCAAAATAAGAAGAATTGTTTTCTGCACATTATGCCATGAAAagtgtatatttattttcttacctGTGAGTCCAAAGTGTGCAGTATAGGAGGCGCTCCTGAGTTCATTGTCAGTATCCCAATAATAACCATTAAAACTAATATTAcgttcatttgtatttttaaccaAGATATATACAATGCCGCTTATTGCAGAtgttggtgtggagttaaaTAAGAAATTACTAGtagaaactttttttattttaaacatttgaccAAGGCCTCTGAAATTGCCACTGAATGGACTGATGGTTTCCAAATGTGCAACTTATCATGTTTGTGTTAAACATGTCGaaatacagatgggtgacgaattaaaggaaaaagcaaCATCAAGTGTCTTAgcatggagtcaggccaccacgagcctcctgaacagcttcagtgctccttgtcaagtctgtggaactctgtggGAGGGATGAAcgccattcctccacaagatattccctcatttatatataccaCCTTATATAGATCAAGATCCCtcttgcaagagagacctgagtatagcagatagaaaaacaaacacagccagaCATGACAAAAGGACAtgtagcatcagagacagtcacagacatcatgaAATAGATTTGCAGattaaagtttatattatatcatttggtgttatggtgatggtggtggagagcattgtcttacacgttcgtccaaaatcttccataggtgttcAACTGGGTTGAgctctggtgactgtaaaggccgtagcattttattcacatcatttttatactcaccaaaccattcagtgaaccctggtgcacggaagcatctgcatttgatatgtttctccactcttttattcagatttttcctTAAATTGTATGGTGTATCCAAATGCtaataatgtttcatttgtaGTTCCCAATGTGTATGACCTATAAGTTAACATTGTTGCTGGCTTTTTGTAACAGACAGGCCAAAACTAGCGGAGAACTATACTGAGGACACGTGGCTGAAGCTACGGGATGCAGTGGGTGCCATCCAGAACAGCACCTCTATCAAGTATAATCTGGAAGAGCTCTATCAGgtttgctgtctgtctttttaaaCACCTgcagtttgattatttttttctccctggCCCTGATAAGTGTGTAGCAGTGTTGGATTGTAGAAATGTCAGTACAGAACACTTCAACATGACTAGCACAAATGCTTTAtagtttatcatttttaaacacatgaTCTTTCAGCAGATCATACAATACAGACTTGAAGTTGTCAATGATTAATTTCAGCTCAGGGTTAAAATAAACTCTACAGGCGAGCATTACTACTCCAAAAGCAGCTTGAGATAGGTAATCTATCACATCATAAACAGAATCTCTGCTtttatgtttattactgttCTGTTGGTGTACATTAATGGGCATATTGATTTACATAACAAACATGGATTTACATACTTTgctaaaatgaatggaaaccagtgGTCATGTTACAAGTGTTCCCTCTGCTGTTTGCCTTTGTGCAGAATTGTAAAACAATCTCTTGTGCTCTTGTCTCTTCTCcttgtctctgtccctctctctttcttgaaGGCGGTAGAGAACCTCTGTTCATATAAAGTCTCCCCCACGCTGTACAAGCAGCTACGGCAGGTCTGTGAAGACCATGTGCAGGCCCAGATCCACCAGTTTAGAGAATATCCTTTTTTGTGCACAACCATATCAGGCAAGTTATGTGTCCAAACTGCTTAAACATTTACTGAAGTTCGGACGGtaaatgtttcatgttcttacTTTATGAATCATGATGCATTTTGAGAGAGGGTTCACTGACAGTAGGTGTCTCACCTCGTAAGACCTCTGTCTTTACTAGTACTAACACAGCCATTTACTGTAAACCAGAATGCTTTTGTCCAGTCTCAGCCTGTTCAGGTGTTGTTGCAGTCTTTTCTCACAAGGGGTCAACATATAACAAGTTTGGCAGTTATCCTTAAAATGTCCCACACAATGGGGTTATAACGAGCAGTGGCTGTGACTGGCAGATCGTGGGAAGATGTTTGACATATTGTAGAATAAAACAGCGGCTTTATAGCAAAACATGAAGTAACTGATTAAATTGTCTCAAATTATAGGCAGATCAATTATAGGAccctttaatttatttaatcatatttattgtCATCCAGTTGCTTTATAGCTGTTTTTAGACTTTGTTCTGGTAGGCTTGCTGTAATAAGAACCTTGGGATGCTCAATACAGTTAAGAATATAAGCCATTAGTTCACCCAGTTTGAACACCAAATCTTTTTGAGCCAACAAGCGAAACCAAGGTGTTCATACATGCTGCCTAGCCACAGGATACAGTGAAGTGTGGTCATTCAGAATTTTGGTTTAGTGAAATGAGTGAATGGAAGATTTTTCCTTAACATGGAGCTCACAGAGTCATTGGACAACCTTTCCTTCCTGAAGCGAATGAATCGCTGCTGGCAGGACCACTGCAGGCAAACTGTAAGTTTGACGTTTGATCTTAATGCATATCAAAACTGTTCCACTAATAGGAAAGTGTAAATCCCATGTTtagccttttttgttttttctctttatagATAATGATCCGAAGTATCTTTCTCTTCCTGGATCGTACCTATGTGCTTCAGAACTCCCTACTCCCCTCCATCTGGTAAAATCACAGGTTATTCAAGTTATTCTGTTTGTTTACGTGTGCTTACAGTAGGAGGCTGATGTTACGTATACGTTGCAGGGACACTGGGTTGGAACTGTTTCGTACTCACATTGTGAGTGACAGTGGAGTTCAGAAGCGCACAGTAGATGGCATTTTGGAGCAGATAGAACTTGAGCGTAATGGAGAGACAATAGACCGCAGTCTGCTCAGGAGTCTACTGGGCATGCTGTCAGACCTACAGGTAACTGATTTCCTGTTTACCCTAACTTATCAGTAGATGGACTGAATGTATGTCATTGTTTTAACCTCCAGACTGTCTGACTTTTGATTAGGTTTACAAGGATTCCTTTGAGGAGAGATTTTTGATCGAGACCAATCGCCTGTATGCAACAGAGGGACAGCGGCTGATGCAGGAGAGAGATGTGAGTGAAACTATTAATGGATCTATGATTTTAGTGTCATGTGATCAGTTATTCGCCAGTAacctgtgtttgtatgtgtccaGGTGCCTGAGTACCTGCACCATGTGGCTCGTCGGTTGGAAGAGGAGAATGATCGTATCATGAGCTACCTCGACCAGAGCACtcagtaattaaaaataatttcaattatGTTATCATAACCTATCACTGAGACAAAAAAGCATGTcacatatacaaaatattatttcataAGTAACATCTTCAATAAAAAATACTACCTCATGTGCATACCAGCCTtcatataagaaaataaaataaaagtaaacataAATAACCATTAATTATCATTTCCAAGTATTAAAGGTGGGGtttgcgattctggagaaatacaataccatgacaaataccatgatatagagcgaacaacaacacagcaagtaatataactaacgttagctaggttgtgggttagcaaactgtccctacagttgctgctgcgaagctgaaacagccagagaggacgagacggtttcccagaggcagcaaaccagctccagacagcaaaactcacaactctcctgctacttaagctaacatcacaacaacagcatatcttggcaaattagaaagtaagctgaatgtctgtgagcaagtcatttaacgtgaCCTGACACACAAGTCGTGGTGTGTGGCTTGGtttgagccactttgtttatttcccatttacagagccagggctgtgtacaaacactggattttttttcagcgcacacactgatcggacagctagcagaccgtggGGAGATATTcgttgaatttgacaaaaagacgtgtattggattagaatcgcataccccacctttaaggcaGGGTGCACCTGTTTTACAATACCATTAGGTGCCTCCTTGAATTTTGAGgagtcacacaaaacaaacacagtacGCATGGACAGAATGGTGTATTTGCATGTggttgtattttatattttatatatatattattttttatattctatattttatagAGGTATATATAAACTGCCAAAAGTTCTTTACTTTTGGACCAAGTAGACAAATGGTACATCATAGTCTCACCTGACTGCTTACATTTCCAGTACAAAGGCTTATCTTCACTAAATGTCCAGTACACTGTTTCTTAtctttatttgaaatgttttcatgttaaGCTCCCTCAACATCCTCTTagtatttcttaatattttattctgtttgttttttactccCCACATAATTGAAAACTTGGTAGCTCTCTACTACAGAGAcccctaaaggtcacagcgATAAtgttttgaggactacttttgcgttacctcgcagtattttgcgttctctcgcaataaacacagagtcctctgttctttgcacaaaacaaattaaagtaatctttaatgctgaaacaggttttggtagaaggcctgttgctataagtgtggagcaataattgatattccttatacatacagctcctacccagaagtatAAGGTGAGgagtccataaacaatgctaaatgcattaacttgagaatctccacactaccatGACCTTTAGGAGGCAGCGTACTCTTCACAGTtgatttttacaatttaaaaatgttggtcTAATAAtgtaaattgtttttttctagTAGTTTTAAACACATGACCCCAGAGCTTTAGTTGTAACCCCTGTTTTCATTAGCTTTCAACAAATAATTTAAGAATAACAagactttaactttaactgGAAAATGTGCTGCGTAGAAAGGTCAGGAGGTGAGATTGAAGGCATTTTCTTGAAAGGGGGTTACAAGATTAAAGAAAAGACTTTGAATGTATTTGCATCTATTCCAGcttttggatacattttttctttctccccctcttaTCCTTATTATTTCACAGGAAACCAGTTATTAGCTGCATTGAGAAACAACTTTTAGGAGAACATGTGACTGCAATACTCCAAAAGGGTATGTCTGTGTGAAAGACTTTAATGAGTCCTTTACATTAGCATGTGTGTGCCAATATAGACTACATTTGTGAAGCTTATTGTGTAAAATTTGGATTCCACTCTATGGTAATatttgaggctgtagtttgtggtgttcaTCATTTGCTTTGCATTACATTGTAAAGGAGTCCCACTTGCTCAATAAATCATGTACAGTTTTGTTTGCTGCTTTAAATCTTAATCAAGCCTGTTCACTTTATCTGCTTTGTGACTTGCCGTAAAATGGTTGTGATTAAAATTTACTAGAGCACAGTCCATGACTAgagcaaaacattttatctGCCCTCTTTGTTCTGCTATACCCATGTTTCAATTTGTGAATTTGATTTAGTTAGCATGAAATtgtaaaatacagtttgtttagttttatttaatatataaaacacatatgcacacatgcaatGATGTGTAATATTTTTGTCCCAGGTCTAAGCATCCTGCTGGATGAGCATCGTGTGACTGAGCTGGCCCTCCTCTACCAGCTCTTCAGCAAGGTGAAGGGAGGACTTCCTACACTGCTGCAGTTCTGGAGGGATTACATAAAGGTACGCACATTGCTCAACCAACATATACGTAGACGTACAACACAAAGCATCGCGAAAACGTGTCCATGTCCTTTTTTATGTCTGAGAAATGCTTAAACGCATTGATGAAACCTTCTCTGGTCGTAGTCCTTTGGTGGAGAGATTGTGTGTACTCCAGAGAAAGACAAGGACATGGTGCAAGACCTACTAGACTTCAAAGACAAGATGGACAACGTGGCACAGAGCTGCTTTACACGGAATGAGGGCTTCATCAACGCCATGAAGGAGGCCTTTGAGGCCTTTATCAACAAGAGACCCAACAAACCTGCTGAACTTATTGGTGGGTGAGACAAATAAATTACATGCTATGGCAGTTGGGACTTTTTTCAGTCCTACAAATTTTTAACAACTTTGTAAAAGTACAACACATAATCTTTGTACTCATAAATAATTTTACACAgcacattttattgtgttttttttttttattaattccaCCATGTGTTAACAACTTTCTTGGTTATTGCTTCCCAACCAGCTAAATATGTGGATTCCAAGTTAAGAGCAGGGAACAAGGAGGCTacagaggaggagctggagagaatCCTGGACAAGATAATGATAATCTTCCGTTTCATACACGGTCAGTtacatgtgtgggtgtgtgcgtgcgctGAATAAATATGTTTGCTTTTTCAGTCAAATAGAGTTACTAACCACTATGAAGCTTGTTACACGCTGATGAGACCCTTTGCTCTCTGTTTTCTCCCTCCAGGAAAAGATGTGTTTGAAGCTTTTTATAAGAAGGACTTGGCCAAGCGTCTGCTGGTCGGCAAGAGTGCCTCTGTTGATGCTGAAAAGTCCATGCTCTCCAAGCTCAAACACGGTGAGtcaaatgtcttatttcttGAATTAGCAAATTGATTGCTTGCATTAATCAAAATCCTCATCTGGCTCATGGATATATGGTAAATGGCTGCCTTTTTATATATTGCactttatccaaagcgctttacaatttgcctctcattcacacacagtaaaaTTTATTTGCAGCACAGTAAAGAGAAGATATTTGCATTTATCCAGTATTATAGCAGATGAAAGTAAAAAGTTAATATGAGATCAGTGATGAGTGGTGGTGTGAGAACAAGTCAGTTGTGatattttgtggtttttacttcCTCCAGAATGTGGAGCAGCATTTACCAGTAAGCTAGAGGGGATGTTCAAAGACATGGAACTGTCCAAAGACATAATGATCCAGTTTAAACAGGTACGTGCACATAGACACACTTAAAAACATACATGTGTAGCTTTAAAATATTGATGGTATGTTTATAGTATGTGTATGCATCACTCTGTACTGTGTCATTTAATGCATAATTGTAAAACTTACGATATTTCTACTCAGTATATACAGAACCAGAGTGAGCCAAGCAACATAGAACTTACTGTCAACATCCTCACTATGGGATACTGGCCTTCATACACGCCCATGGAGGTCCACTTGCCCCCAGAGGTAAGCATTTCTAGTCGAAGTCATGGAAGCAGTTTGTGCACCTGAAAGCTGTATAATGCTAaatttcaacatttatttttgtgggTTAAGTAGAACTTGAGCATCAGTCTATTTgtttaaacaatatttatttatgcatttgtttatttattttatagtgCATAAGTAGGTAGCAACATGATGAAGTTATTGAGAAAAACATTGTCAAAACAAAAGACCTGACTTCACTGTATTTTACTGATTGTGTCATCCTACTGATGTTGTCTCAACTAGGCAGGTTCACAAACAGATCCTTAACAGACTGTGTTAAGGACAAGCTTGGTACAAATCTCACCTCTTTTATGTTTCGGTAGATGGTAAAACTCCAGGAGGTGTTCAAGCTGTTCTACCTGGGGAAGCACAGTGGAAGGAAGCTGCAGTGGCAGCCCACACTGGGCCACGCTGTACTAAAGGCGGAGTTTAAAG contains:
- the cul4a gene encoding cullin-4A, with translation MAEDTRQDKRASFSAITEHNTNGMARTSAVASSKTGASKKLVIKNFKDRPKLAENYTEDTWLKLRDAVGAIQNSTSIKYNLEELYQAVENLCSYKVSPTLYKQLRQVCEDHVQAQIHQFREESLDNLSFLKRMNRCWQDHCRQTIMIRSIFLFLDRTYVLQNSLLPSIWDTGLELFRTHIVSDSGVQKRTVDGILEQIELERNGETIDRSLLRSLLGMLSDLQVYKDSFEERFLIETNRLYATEGQRLMQERDVPEYLHHVARRLEEENDRIMSYLDQSTQKPVISCIEKQLLGEHVTAILQKGLSILLDEHRVTELALLYQLFSKVKGGLPTLLQFWRDYIKSFGGEIVCTPEKDKDMVQDLLDFKDKMDNVAQSCFTRNEGFINAMKEAFEAFINKRPNKPAELIAKYVDSKLRAGNKEATEEELERILDKIMIIFRFIHGKDVFEAFYKKDLAKRLLVGKSASVDAEKSMLSKLKHECGAAFTSKLEGMFKDMELSKDIMIQFKQYIQNQSEPSNIELTVNILTMGYWPSYTPMEVHLPPEMVKLQEVFKLFYLGKHSGRKLQWQPTLGHAVLKAEFKEGKKELQVSLFQTLVLLMFNEGEEFSMEEIRTATGIEEGELKRTLQSLACGKARVLNKNPRGKDVEDGDRFNFNNDFKHKLFRIKINQIQMKETVEEQVSTTERVFQDRQYQIDAAVVRIMKMRKTLSHNLLVSELFNQLKFPVKPGDLKKRIESLIDRDYMERDKETPNQYHYVA